The genomic segment AAATACAGCTTCAGTGCAAACTACTTTTTATTGGCACATCTACAGTACAGAAGGAATTGAGATGGTCACTTATTACAGATTACAGTCTTTTTGTTAATTTGTGAcaatatttccccccaaaatactgaCATTTTTTGCAGGACAGAAtctcattttccaaccagctctactcttgAATGATACATTTGGTGGCAGTTATGTTATTCAGCCACTAGTTGTCACAGTGTATTGCGTAGAGATCCAGGCAGGTTATTATGCCTGGTAAACAAAAGAGGTAAAGCTGGAATTTAAGCTATGTGGAAGCCTGTTTGCTTGTGTCTGTAGTTGtatctgttttctttaataaGCACTTCCTCTTTTAGAGAGGTGGTCATGCCACTCATTAGAGCACACTCCAGTCACTGATCCCAGCTCATGAAATGCCAACAGTCCATGCATCCCTCCCTTCCagtaccaggtttacaatggtgccagtggGGCCATGGaaccgggcccatgctcagaaggggcaccagcctgctccacttgcaCTGCGCCCCAAGACCCCGCCAGCCCGCTGGCtaccccccgcccaccacttgctcctttTAGCCGACCCACTGGCTGGCCAAGGGCTCCTCTTTGCCCCCTGGTCCCACCTGCTGGTTTCTCTCTGTCCCCAGACAGACCACAGTGCacctctggctctgggcagtctctgcttcccaccacctgtgaggCCTTgcctgtctccccagagctgaactgcctgggactggtgcagaagcctggccagtcttggcctattcgggggggggggggggggggggcacagtgttgggggcttggctgggcccctccaggcaagtgggtcttGAGGGAGCCcggctggggcaggccctggcctggctgatcgcgcCACTCCCGAGGCACAGTTGTCTCCCAGCAGGCCCCCCAGTGGGTGCGGCcgggaggcagggtgtgggggagcggGTCTCTGGGGGGTCAGAGGGATGCTGGGATGTGAGGGGACGgggaagatctctgtgtgttggggcagtagggagtgggggtgctgggcagttgtggtggggctgtgaacagctgatcagcggtGACAAGTGGcgctgggggcgagggggaggagctgataggTGGGGCCACCGGTGGGTGCTATTTTTTTGTGTGGGTGCTCCAGACCCGGAGCActcacggagtcagcgcctatggggtgttgggagggggggctgtgtggcgtGGCAGGGGCCCGCCCCTGAGGGCAAGGGGCATGCTAGCAGCACAGGTCCGGGTGggccactgtgtgtctggcaactgccggtttgtaaatagtgcccttgcactgggctaGGCAGAGCAGGGCCGCTCTTGCCATTCCATGCCCCTGGCTGGCCACTCGCTCTGGAGACCGACCTCCCCgcgccatgccccattgcctccgTGGGGGCCCACAAAGATGTTTGGTGCCAggccacaaaaggttaatctggccctgctcccTTTCCAAACGCCTGAGGGAAGAGATGGGCTTTGTAGTGGCAGGACAGCTGACTATTTTGGTGTAGGGCCCCCTCATAAACACTCTGCCAGCAGCTTCCTCTTTAAACAGAGGCCACTGTGAGTGTGACGAGAGTGTGACTGTCTACAGCCATACTCACCTCCTCCTAGAGCCTGTTGGCCCTCTCATATTGATTAATCATCACACAATCAATATGTTATACCTTATATATTCATTGTATGTTAATTAGAGTTGATTTGTAGGGGTTATAAAAGTATAAGATTGATCCGTATTTAGAGGAACTATGTAGTAGACATAAGTGAGACAAGCTGAAATCCAAGAAACTGGGCTGAGGCCTGCAAGACTTAAGCTGAGCTTCTTTCggccttggagacaagaaatgaCGGCATAAGTCAAGGACTGAGAAATAACCCgaaagattatgggaaaagaggtaACAACTGGTAATATTGCAAAAGTCTAGCTGggaagattaaatttaaattataaaatgttgTAACAACACATATTGTCTCCAACGGGTGCCTTAACCGCAAGATAAAGGTGGTACCTACCCAGTCGATAGAATTCAGGGTTCCTTGTGTTTCTAGGGGACACAGTCAAATAAGAAAGAGAGGATTGACACTTTCATGTCCATGCACAGAATGTAGGTACAGACAGAATCATAGTATAAAAAAGGGTGCCCAGAGCAGGAAAATTGAGCTTCCTGTGAGAAACTCCAGCAGGAATCACTCCCGTGTGGatgatcaatccatgagaggGCCAACAGGCTCTTACACCATCTAGGAGGAGGTGAGTATGGCTGTAGTTATAACTAGTACATGGTACCTATCTTTATTTGGAATTGTATATGCTGGGACATTTATGATTTTGttggtaactttaataaaactgctAAAAGCTAGATGTTCTTGTAATTGTCTGTGTTATTTGTCTGTGGTTTCATGTGTTCCTTTGGGCTCTAGACCCAGAACAAACAGAGATAACTCTGTTGAACTTGAGACTGTAACTGCCACAGCTGAACCCACTGAAGCATAATTAACATTAAATAGAATAAAAGGCTACACAAGGTAGCCTCTGTCTCTGCTGACTCTGTCTCTATGATTTCAGTAGCATTGCACCTGCTTATACCATCTGTGAATCTGGCTCTTTGCTCTCCTACCTCTGCATCCCGTTTCACATGTTCATCACAGGGGGACTCTCCTGTCTCCCTGGCTAGAGCTGTTCATTGGGAAATTTTGCTACTAATTAGTTATAAGGATTCAGATACCCCTGAGCATGGGATGCAGAGAGACAAACACCTCTAAGAGATTCCAAATCCTGGGAGAATGGAAATACAGCTTAGTGCAGACTACCTTTTACGGGCATATCTACACTACCGAAGGAATTGAGCTGATCACTTATTACAGATACAATCTGACATTAGCCCCTTTCCGTGTTGTGCCTTGCACCCTGTTATTGAGTCATTCCAAGGAACTCAGTCCAGAAGAGAGAAAAGAGCTTTTTATTAACAATTGTCTAACTTTAAAGCACAAAAATTCTGGTGGACACAGGGGGAGTGTGCTAAACCTGCAGAACCATACAAAGTCCTTCTAGAAATGCTCCCAGTCATCCAGAAGGTGAAGCCACCAGGAATATGTTCTGTTTCAAGTTGAGGTGAAGAACGAGAAGCACCGAGCGGTAAGTAAATCTGTGAAACCAGTCTTGCAGGGAATGGGACACAATCAGCAGCAACACTAGCATCTCAGTACAGGGGGGACCTGGCATTAGAAGAATAATGGAGGAACATGAATCTGAAAGCGTCTATGTAACTATAGGGAAATGAGAACAAGCTGCTAAAAATTCCAACAGTAGGAGGGGGAATGTTCCAAGAGCATTGAGCTTCATCCAGTATCTTTTTTCCCACGCTTTCCTTGAGGACGAGAGGGGGATGTCCTACTGCGTGTGTTTGGATTCATTTTGGGATAGGTGGTCTGCTGAAGTGAGGTTGGAAATTTCACTGTGCCAGGAACAACCTCTGCTGTCGATCTTGAAGCCTGAAACAAAACACCATGAATCAGAGGACACAGATTATTTTGCagcggctccaggcaccagcgaaaaATGACCTCAGCTGATTCTGTTGCACTTTCATGTAGAGTTCATTAGCTGTTGCCACTAGATGAGACCAGTGATCTTTAAGACAGAGCAAAAGGCTCTGTGCAGGAAGGGCCAGAGGGAAGAATTTGCCCACAGAGTCTTTTCATTACTTGATCACTCCATCAGTTAATGGGAAAATGTctcttttccatggaaaattaaGACAAACCCAAATATTTTTGGCATTTCCATGGAAAACTTGGACTTGTCATCAAATAACCAAAAcccaattttcttttgttttcagcaacaaaaaccaaaaaaaaaaaaaaaaaattccagttgaaaactgccCCAAACTGCAAAATGTTCCAGTTTTTGGATATttggttttctgatgaaaaatcaaaacgttGTGAGGAGGCCAGATGCTATCTATGAATTCTTTTgttgaaaatccaattttccattggaaaacatCTTACCAGCCTTATCCCCTGCTCTGGTCTCACGAAGAATTCCCATGCTGGTGACTTACACTCTCCAGCAGCACTCAGCAACAGTGGTAACCATTGGGCTCTCTTCCTACCTGGGTCTCATGTATGGCATTTTCATAGACAGCCTCATCATCTGCTGAGTCGGGTGTCTCCTCCATGGTCATGCAGATGGCTGCCTTACAAGAGGCTGCAGGTTCACTGGTAACGAAGGACGACGGGGTGTTTCCAGGTACCTGAAACAGGCATGTGAGgtgttcagaacaaagagaaaACTCGGAGTCCCTTCTTCCCAAAGTGCCACACTGGGGAGCTCTAGGGCTAGAGAAGCCAGGAATCAGTTTCTGCTCTGCACCTTTGCTGAATGTGTCTGAAGAATGACCCCTAAACAGAGTGATCAGTGGGGCTTGAATTTGACACTTTCAGCATTAAAAGATTGAAAACGCCACCACTTACGCTCCAGCAGTAACTCTGCTAAGTGGTAATTGTAGTAAACTCTTGTaggtggaccagccactagagggggagaAAGTCACACGTTGGGCTAGTGTGGGTCACATCTGCAGTTACTTCAGCCCCGGAGAGACAGGTGCCCCCTTTCGAGGGCTGATATTTAGATCCGTCCGCACTAGGTGACCGATCCTTGGAACACTGCCTTTTCCCGTTTTTGAGCAATGTGTGAAATACTCTAAACTCAGGCATCTGCCTCGGGTCTGCCTTACCAGCCGATAGGGATGTAAGTTCTTGTCCCTTTCTCCAGGTGCTCCCTCAAGGGCTGAAAGAACAATGAAagaacatccgatgaagtgagctgtagctcacaaaagcttatgctcaaataaattggttagtctctaaggtgccacaagtcctccttttctttttgcgaatacagactaacacggctgctactctgaaagaaagaGGCAGTGCATCAAAGGAAGTCAAGCTATTTTTATGTGTGTCTAGGTGTCTCTAAGGCCCGCGGCACACCAATATCTCAGCACCTTTATGCAGTGCCAGGTAAATGAAGTTATCCTCGGAAAAGGCATAACACACAGCAATTTTCATCATCTAAGCGCTTTCTGAGAATGAGTTTGGTAAACACCTCTGTGCCTATGTAGCCCACTGAACTTGGGTGATCCAGTGGTGCTAACATGGACTCAGCCCAGTAGGTCtaaatcagtgattctcaacctatttaccattgtgggccgcatccaatactacctctaTGACCCTGAGGATGTCccatgggccgcagctctgtgctgattgggctgcaagcggcctgcgggctgcaggttgagaaccactggcctaaatgAACCAGGTGAACCTCCCAGTACAGAAGTGGTTCTAAGTCTGTGGATCCCCAGATCCACTATGCTTTTCACTGCATGTGGAAAGTGGTAACATTGGTTATATAGTGTGTTTGCCCTTCTTCCACAGCTCAGCCCCTCTTTCCTGCTACCATGAGGTTAGGACTCTGCGGATATGTTTGGCAAGGAGAGAACAGAGCCAGGCAACACTACCCAGGGAGGACTTCCCATAGTTAAGCACTGCAGAAACTTGCCAGAGAGTTTAACACTGGTCCGACTGGCCTCAGCTTCACATGGTGGGATCATTATACCCAGCTTTGGAGGCATTTCTTTGGTGGaaggagccagccatgctgccaaAGGAGAGTCGGCTGCCACCAGCAATGCAGAGAGACATTGTGACAAGGTGGCCTCAGGCTCTGTGTACTTGTAACTAGTTTGAGATACAAATAGAAGATCTTGGGCATGTGCCAGCAGCATTTAAACCCAGCAGGGTCATGTGGTTAAGGTGGCTCTAGGGTAATGGAGTGCAAACAGGTAACCAGGTGAGTCACTTTGGGTGTGAATGACACACCCTGGGATAGCAGTTGGAGGGCGAACGGAATGGCTGTGGGTACAGTGGAATGAGGATGCCCTGATATAACCCCCACCAAAATAGTTAAGTTGCTTCCATAGAAATTTAGTTTTTTTGAAATAAGGTGCAAGATTAACAGATAGATATAAGATAtaagaccggtttcagagtagcagccatgttagtctgtatccgcaaaaagaaaaggaggacctgtggcaccttagagactaaccaatttatttgagcataagctttcatgcgctacagctcactttgttgtagctcacaaaagcttatgctcaaataaattggttagtctctaaggtgccacaagtcctccttttctttttgcagctatAAGACTGTTTGTGTGTGAACACAAGACATTTCCTGCCAGAACAAAGggaagttaaactggtgcaactttctcaCATAGACAAGCCCTGTCTCTTCTGCTTTGTATGCGTGCAATACAGGCAGGGTGAGAAAAATCATTAACTTTCCTTTTGCTTTCTAAATAGCTGCAGCGTTCTTTCTCACCTTGTGCCAGAGCTAGTAAAAGAGAACTCCAGGGTTTTACCCCCGTGTCTGGGGCTTATTAAAGCCCAGCTGCAGGTCATTGAAGCTAGGAGGAAAGATCAGTGTTACCCAATAAAAGGAGGTCTTGCAGAGCTTGTTCCAGGAAGGAGAGAATTGGTCTGTTCGCTTCTGGCTATTAGAACCTGGCTAGCCCAGCTGCGGCTAATAAAGTCAGAGGTTCAGCAATTCCTAGAGTGCAAAATTCAAGCCAGCCTGGGGCTTTCAAGGTACAGAAAGCCTTTGTAGCAGCAGCTGACAAAAATCTGGTGATTCACCATCAGGTTAGTGAGAGATGCCCTGCTGCTATGTGTTTCTCaattgttttctttccatttgtaTTGGAATGTATGAACTTAAAAAAATTGCAGGCTTCTTAGAAATAAACACGCCCGCCCATCCAGTTGGCCAGTGTTAAGTGTCTATGCTATGACTGGGATTGGGGGTTCTTGGGGTTTGATCCTGTGGAGACCTACTGCCTTCCAATTTTCATGTCCTCTCTGTGTGAGCAGTTGCTGGGGTGGGAGTGACTGTGGCTGGATGCTTGTGATATATGTGGAGACCGTTTCTCTGCAGTGACCTTTGGTAGAAGGAGCACTGCGGGTCAGAGAAATGAAACGGAACATGCAGGCTGCACTGGCTGATGAGTAAAATGACTCATTACTTGGGAAAGTGATTGATAATTTTTACCTTTGTGTCTCCTCTGCGACATCCTTCTAAACAGTACAGCAGTGAGCAAAATCAGAAGTAGAACCAGCAGGATGCATGGTGTCAGGATATGGAGGACTGGGTCTGTTGTACtttaaaaacaagagaaaaagagagTCTGTTTTTTTACCTTGCTTGATACTTGCACTTTGTTTAGGTAGCATTTTAATCAAAGAGCTCATTGCCTTTGACTGAGATGTGTATTACCCCCATTttgcagagagagaaactgaggcatgaaagTTTAGTGATCATCTCCAATGTGCTACAGTGAGatagtggaagagctgggaacagactgTGGATCTCCTAACTCCCTGCCTTACAGTCTAAGTGCTAGTCCCTTGACTTCAGCCGCCAGTTAATTTTTTACATTTACATTCCTAATGCTCAGtgagggagagctgggttcagatGGGAACTGGCAGCCAGTGAAGTGTGTGCTTTGTTTCGTGACTAGAAAACCTCTGGGTGCGATTGCCTGTGGCCTCAGCCCCTGGAGGCCTGTGATGAGGgcagtctcagctttcatttttaaaaaagtctccagCCCTCGTGCTTGCCGAGAAAGGCTTGCTGATGTGACCTGAGTGTAGCAGTGAAAATAGATCTGAACTGCCCCATGCATATCAATGAAGAGCTCGCTTCAAGAGCCTCTGTTCTGCAGGGCCCTGCCTACTGCAAGCCCCCCAGCAGAGAGCTCTGTATGCTGCAGGAGAAAAGTGCAGTGAGTCCCTCCCGAGCAGTTACAACCTGGTTGCTGGGATGCTGCCCCTCTCCCCTATCCAGGTGGGGGAAGGTGACTTCTCATGCAACCTTGATCCCCTCAAGGGGAGGGGATAAGTGGGGTCCTATGCTACTTCCTCTGCTGCTCCAGCCTCCAGGTGGAGATggttcagggctgggctgggagggggcaggcagctaTGGGGTCCTGTGTTGTGGTGTCACTGAGGCTCCGATTGCTTTAATCTAGCCCTGACTTCAATGCTGATGCTTCAGACCAAAGATGTGAGTTCACGTGCCTCCAATCGGGTTTCGTGCTGCCTTCCGGCAGACCCTGGATGGTATTTGTCctagactcagggtatgtctacactggcagaattaCATCaccggcagttacagcgccgctcagagcgctgaagggaaaccgctgttgtgtgttcacactgtcagttGCCagtgcaatagcgtgttcacgCTTGCAGCGGTCCTGGGAGCGGTAcgctctgggcagctatcccacagagcatctcttcctcttctgccgctaggagttgtgggaaggcggagggggtcgcagggcatcctgggtcctgtcccaatgccccgtgattcattgcttcgcatcccagcaagcCCTGAGCTTCTGTCCGCATTTGGCGCCTTCTTTCAATGctttgtgtactgcgcgctcggcctcttcaggctgcaggaatgggTCCCGCACtgctgaccaatatgctgctcgctctcactaacacgtcacgagtggcagtggagttattccttaaactacaaaggtaAGAGGAGTTCGACACCGATCTCGCCACGCGTAGAAGCTACGACACGGGATtgactgtggtcagcacctccatgaatgtcacagtggaacgccgcttctGGGCTCGGAAACAAGCACTTagcggtgggatcacatcgtgatgcacgtctgggatgacgagcagtggctgcagaactgctGGATGGGGAAAGCCCCATTCATGGGACTGTgcgatgagctcgccccagccctgcggcacaaggacacgagaacgagagctgccctgctgttgcactgtggaagctggctactccaggctgctaccgatcggtcgctaaccagttcggagtgggaaagttggccattggacttgtgttgatggaggtgtgcagggccattaatcacatcctgttCTGAAAgacagtgactctgggcaacgtgtgtgaccttagggaagcccattttgcaaagccatccacaacggcggaggggtgatagatggcacacacattccaattctggtaCCAGACCACCTAgacaccaagtacattaatcagaaggggtatttctctaggGTTCCCCAGGCTGTTGTGGATCACCGtaggcatttcacagacattaacgcaggctggtccggaaaggtgcatgacacacacatctttcggaacacaggcctgttcaagaagctgcaagcagggactttcttcccaaaccagaagatcaccataggggaagtcgaaatgcccattgtgatcctgggagaccccgcctaccccttaatacgGTGGCTTATGAAGCTATACacggggaaccttgacagcagcaaggagctgttcaacaacaggctgagcaagtgcagaatgactgagtgtttggccatttaaaggcctgctggtgctgcctatatgggaggctggacctggctgatagctgcatgctgtacactccataatatgTGTGATGGGAAGGATGAAATCTTtgctcagggctggaccgctggGGCTccgcacctggaggctgaatttgaacagccagagatcagggctattagaggggcgcactgcggggccataaggatcagggatgccttgaggcaacaatttgaagctgaaagccactaataatTGTTGctgtgctcgggagtgcagtgcttgtaatgctaggaggtgattgtgattggtgcagacgatgcactgtgaaggctttgcagggctctgtttgctttcaattaatggaataaagattgcttcaagccaaaacaattattttattataaaacaactggaaaagagagagaaaaaaaaaaaaaaaacacatcggcgctgagggggatggggaaagggagggccccaggaggaggtggggtccggggacagttaaagatttgtgtatgtccaggtatcatatgcagCCTTGTCctctggagtacagtgcagcgggtactgttcttcagcagggctaaactgcagagggacgggtgttgagtgcagtgggtactggcaGTCcggagggctggactgtgacggggcaggagtggaatgcagtgggtagagactggagccaggaggttgatacgagtgtgttggcggtgtctgggggatgcctgggaaagagttttgtgacagcgggtgcaggggagggtgggcgcgGAGCTGCTTGGTTTGCGGAGCTAGTAGCGCCTGGAGTGTGTCCTcttggcgctccataacgtttaagagccgctccgtggcttTGTCCTGGAGTGCCatgttctcctttcagtccctcttctcgctgtcctgccactccttcaattcttgtttttcggccaTGGAGTGCATCTTGACATCATGCAGAAAATCCTCTTTAGTTTTTTCGTGGCCACTTTCTAATACTGCTAAGCAAGCGATaataaagagggaggctgggctcccaaggtcatgtctgtgaagccaaaatgcgacattttacagaagcagtagtgtttgcaacacacacaccactgattcagtgatttaaaacacagccgcTACTCACATatctgtcactaactggctgatcccaggcaagcacacacaagccacaagacccccaaaatggtgagtaactgcaggggcaggggaaatcagtgttccaggactatactgtacactgggcacgtggctcttggggagagccagcactgtaggggggggcCTTACAATAATttctgtccccacattttccccaGGCTGTGTttattatggaagatatcttgctgagggtgagcagggaatcaatggagggtcttctccaaggctgcggcttctgccctggcccttatgtggcttgtctgtgtgcagcaatggtgtctcctaccccccgcccccatgacggcagagtggcatgggaaagttacccttCATGGgccaagaaacaaagcagctctgccaaagaacctgtggcagtggattgcccagtatctccgtgagagtttcctggagatctctaaGGCTGATTCCCGTGAAGGGAGGGAGTCAATCAATGCCCTGTGccgccgctcagactaggcatgtggtggtacatgcatcatacagacagaagcctgctttctgcaaccctcctgcctccaacaactcacttcagcaattcccaaaatcaaagctacttaccaggggcctcctcttctgtttgcgcttcaccaagCTCCAACCgttgtgactggctagcctcttccggggtagagaagagctcctggctgcatgcatctctgacctccaagttGTCCTCtgtctctgggtccccctccccttccacatcctcatccaagatttcctcctcctgtcttGATCCATTCTTGACTGGCACgtgagccaccgaagtatccacagtggccttcgcaatggaggtggggtcgccaccgagtatcgtgtccagctctttgtagaaccggcagctcgtgggcgcagcaccggagcggcggtttgcctcccgcaccttgcggtaggcattccgcagctccttcgctttgaccctgcactggagcgtgtccagaggtgaaagtaaggcaGTACAGTCCGGTACGGCGTACTGGCAAGAGTCGGTCCGTAGCTGACCATACTGGCAgagggcagcttccccaggccagcgatttaaagggcccagggctcctggcagccgccagagccccgctgccagagcccttggGCAGcggcggtggctgggagccccagggctctggcggcgatttaaagggtctggggctcccagctgccgctaccacagccagagcctcgggccctttaaatctcgatttaaagggcctggggatttaaaagCCCACCCCCTTCTGGTTGAGCCCCCCTGCTTTCCGGTTGAGGCCCTTcctccctgctcaggactccggcgtaccagtaagtcctttaggttactttcacccctgagcgTGTCCTGGTCACGACCCCTTTCTGTCCtacattgtgaaatctgtccgtaggtatcataatttcTACAGCTGGAGCGTAGCTGGGACTTGACAGCCTcctccccaaatgccgatgaggtctagcagctcggcattgctccaagctggGGATttcctggtgcatggagcaggtgtggccacctggaaagatgcactgagaatACTGCACatgtcaccgagcaaacaggaaggggacttgcaaaattcccaaggaatttaaattTATGGGGTGGGgctcacggttggtcacctgagggcagggcagtagagttcaaaccaatgaccagagaggtgagaacaggcattgtgggacacctcccagaggccaattgcAGCACCGTagtcgaccagggtgtctacactggcaccgcggcattgtagccccggtgcagaaagctGCACGCCTCTCGTCGGCAtggtgtttattatttttttaacagcgctgcaactgtgcagtttctgcacactaagtggcttggtGGTGTGGACACCTCTggagttacaccgcagaaagctgctttactgcacagaaacttgccagtgtagacaaggcctcagatgcTATTGGAGTTGAGCTTGTCTCTAAACCTCCAGGACTATGGGTGTCTTCTGCAGGGAGTGCCTGCCCTCCAAGGGCAGTGTAGAAACCCCGGCCGTGCCAGAATGCTCCATGAAACCGGCTCCCCCACAGTGCCCTTTGGTCAGGGGCCGTGGGTCTTGAACCCTGGTCCACAGGACTCTTAAAAGCAGGTATATTCCAATGTGCCACCAGAACGCAAACCTGAACTTAGACTGAGGACTCTAGTCCTGGGATCTGAGTAAGAAAACGCAGAGGGTCCTGACCGGTTCTCTGCTTCTATTTAAACTGAGCAGAGGTACAGGAAATGGTCTGTGCAACTCTGTTTTTCCATGCTTAGGCCCGCCTCCCCTGGGCTACCaactcctggtgcctgcctctgACATCCTGACCTGGCGCACCCCGTGAGCCTGGGCCTCTGGTCTGTCTTGGACTCTGATCTCCTCGGAACACCTGACTCTTGGTCTGCCCTCTGGCCTATCTCCTGTACAGGTCTCCTGGTATCCAGACCTGGCCTGGCTCCTGCTCTGAtcactaggtcagactgcccacGTCCTGGTCGTGACCCCTCTAGAATGTGCCTGGACACTCACCCTGCAGGAGGGTTGCTGCTGTGAACGGTGGAGCTTGATTCAGCCACTTCAGGGGCAGTCCCTCTGAAAGGAGACTCAGT from the Chelonia mydas isolate rCheMyd1 chromosome 14, rCheMyd1.pri.v2, whole genome shotgun sequence genome contains:
- the LOC119567511 gene encoding CMRF35-like molecule 7 isoform X2 — encoded protein: MRVLPVLFWILLKGCWALIGPQEARGPLDGELTVQCWYGRGYENYIKYWCRGTTWTSCLIVVTTGSEAKVESNRVSIKDIHTFCTFIVTMKNLTEGDSGTYWCGIDRLGVDLMFSVKVNVLPAVPASPPPAPTRDTTVHAASTESPFRGTAPEVAESSSTVHSSNPPAGTTDPVLHILTPCILLVLLLILLTAVLFRRMSQRRHKALEGAPGERDKNLHPYRLVPGNTPSSFVTSEPAASCKAAICMTMEETPDSADDEAVYENAIHETQASRSTAEVVPGTVKFPTSLQQTTYPKMNPNTRSRTSPSRPQGKRGKKDTG
- the LOC119567511 gene encoding CMRF35-like molecule 7 isoform X1 translates to MRIFPGWGWIVFPGCWALIGPQEARGPLDGELTVQCWYGRGYENYIKYWCRGTTWTSCLIVVTTGSEAKVESNRVSIKDIHTFCTFIVTMKNLTEGDSGTYWCGIDRLGVDLMFSVKVNVLPAVPASPPPAPTRDTTVHAASTESPFRGTAPEVAESSSTVHSSNPPAGTTDPVLHILTPCILLVLLLILLTAVLFRRMSQRRHKALEGAPGERDKNLHPYRLVPGNTPSSFVTSEPAASCKAAICMTMEETPDSADDEAVYENAIHETQASRSTAEVVPGTVKFPTSLQQTTYPKMNPNTRSRTSPSRPQGKRGKKDTG